The Aphelocoma coerulescens isolate FSJ_1873_10779 chromosome Z unlocalized genomic scaffold, UR_Acoe_1.0 ChrZ, whole genome shotgun sequence DNA window aaaaaaacccaaacagtgcTTCCTGTCAAAACAGCAAGGGTAGGGAGGAGATCAGCTGTGGTGGCACTCTTCCTGGTGGGAAGAGTGACACGGGATGGAGCAACAACTCTGTCACTTTGGAGCTAGTCCATTTGGTAGTTGATGTTATCAAAAAGAGGAGTGACAGTCCCGTCTTTCCACTCAATGAGGATCTCTCCATGCCTCAGAGAAGGGGAGCGGGATGGTGGAAGGTACGGCTGGGGGCCTCTTCGTAAGGGGGTCTGCTCCCGTAAATCAACTCTGCTGCTGTTGGCTGGAGAGCTCTTCAGAGCAGAGaggattttcttcttcctaggagaagagagaagagagtaACTGCATCTGTCTGTCACTTGGTTGCTTCTGTCAGCAACTGTAATGCCACTTCCTTCCGTGATGACATGAGGTGTGTAGGAGAGGAGGAGCTGCCATTAGTGGCTGCATTTGGGTGGGTCAGAGAGTGGGATGGATAAACAGGATGGCAGAGAGGAGAAATCACCAAGGGTGACACACTGGTGACCAGAGCCATCAGCTGAGAGCCAGAGACATCAGGTGTGGAATGGGGAAGGTTGCCAAGATCAAGACTGTTTTGAAATGTTggagtttttctttaaaatgctgttCATGGCAAAGCCAATGAACCTGACTCCCACTTACTTGTTGTAGTGAACATTGAGTGTCAGTATTATTAAGCCCAGTATGAATGCCAGGGGGCTGAGGACCAGCATGGCTGTCTTCCAGTTGGTGCCTGAAAGGGTATCATAGAAAGCATCATGTGTTTGCTGTACATATCCCTGTTCTTACGCGATAGCCACAACTGCCACAAAAAATCACCTGTAATGTCCCTGAAGAATtccagaaaacaggaaaagtgATTTGCCTACAAGATCAACATCTTACAGCTGCTTTTACACTGCACAGCATCCTCCTATTGAAAGTGACCACAAAAGGTTTTCTTTCTCGCTATGAAGACAATGACATCTCATGCTTCTTAACTCTGCGGCTTTCTGATACAAAATATCAGAAATCTGTCATCAAAATATCAGGGCTGGGGGAAAGCAGCAGTGCTAGTGAGTATCTGATTCTCCTGGTGAGCTGGGACAAAGCATTTGCatgtttttactatttttttttttatcacaaGCCTGTGGAGATTTGTTTAATCTTTAAAAAGAGTCTTTCTGACAGGTAATTTTGTGCCCTCATTCCCTAGGGAGCATCCTCAGCAGTACCCCAGGGAAAtgtatgggcagggacactaaTGAACCTTCAGGTGCCTGATCCCTTCCTCCTCTGGCTGATCCCTGGACTTACCTGCAAGCCTGGCCCCAGTGTTTTTCCCCCGATTTCCATGCTTCTTGGAGTGGTTGTGGGATGGATCTAGTGGAAGAAGCAGAAAGACTCAGATAAGTAGCTTCCAGTTGGACCAGGGATCCAAATTCCTCCTGAGGCTTCACTGTAATCACAAATCCCTTTTGTATGGGAcccagaaaggaaaaggaaactttATTGTCACTTGGTGTTCCCCAACCACAGATAATTTTTACTCCTAAAACTTTTGATGGTTGTTCCTCCAGGTTAAGCCTGTATTACTGAACCACTTGCCAAGGGAAGCTCCTTAGCATGTTGGGTGAAAGCACTTGGTGGTATGCATGGAAGTTCTTCAGAACTCCTCAAGTACTTTTCCACCACTGAAAATAGCTGAGTAACCTCGAAATGCTGCCCACGCTTTCCTTCCTGCTGTTCTCACGCATTCAGAAGAGTACTCACCCTCATTTGCCGGGAGCTGTGCTTGTTTGGTTTTCCCCGGAGACACTGTGCTGTTGAATTTGGTAGCCAGAGGTGGGTCAGTCAAGCTCACAGAAGACTCTCTGCCCACGGCATCAATCTTTGATGAATCAGTGGTTTTAGCTTGGAATGGAATAAAGCAAAGATCTGTGTGATTATCATTTACTTTTCGTAGGAACCTGGATACGGCCCAGCAAGGAAAAGGAACCCAGCCCTGCTGGTATGATTTTCTGCCCTGCAAGGCAAGCAGGCTGTGGTGCAGTAGCAATCACCTCCTCCTGTGCATCAGGGACCTTCAGCTCTCACAGATTTTAAAGGTGAAATGAACCTCTCAAGATGGAATCAACAACCAAAGCAGAGCTTGTTTTTTGGTGGTAGATGTGGTCATTGGTTTAAAAAGTATGAGTTTAACACTAGCTGTTAGAGGATGATGTGTGAGGAAGAGGCAAGTGGAAGAATCACAGCTGTTAACAACACTGCAGATATAAAAATGGGATCCAAAGGGTGGTAAGTAGTGCATACCTCTTGTAAGGCTCAATACCTTCCTTTGCCTTCCAGTCCTACTGCAGAGTAGGCCGTGTGGGGAACCAACTGCTGCTAGAGGGGAGGTTGTGGGAAGCTTGGTGTCTGCAATTCACCCCTCTCCTGCAATGATGCATGTGCCAAGACCAAGAAAACCGTGACTTCAGGGCTCCCTGCTGCctatccaaaccccaacccatCCTCTGGCATGAGCACCCACACCACAGCTACAGAGGTGTAATTTATTGAGCAGATAACCTGCCAAAGTAGAAGCTGTCTGTTGATGATCAGCTGAAAGTTAGATAAGAAATGCCTAAACAAATACGTAGGACTTTGATGTTGGTACTGAGCAGTCAGAGGTTCCTTCCAGTAGACTGAACCATGGGATTGATAGGAACATTATGAGTTTGAATGAGACGCACCAAGTGGCATAACCTGATTCAAGGCTGCTGTGTGTTTATCCTCACGGCCTTATTTGGGGATCCTGGCTCCAAGGCAGCCCTGGGCTGCCAGGAGCACTGCCTTGGGGAATGAAAACACTCTTTTCACATGCCTTTTTCCCATATCTTAAATGTTCCACACGTTTCCTAGCCTATATTTAACTAGCCTATTATGGTATCTAATTTGTATGGTTCATATTTAACTTAATGTTAACACTAACACTAACACTTGCAACTACTATGGTAATTACATGTTGACCTTCTAGTTGGCTATTTAAAAactttgaggggaaaaaggccACCTTCTCTGCACCTTGCAGCCAAAGCAGCTGATGtatctcttttttatttcaaattagaTATAGCCTCTCTGTGTCAAAAGGTTATACTTATAATCCATCTGCTTATGCTAACAAGATACATCACATTTTCTCTTTACTCATTTCTGCAAAGCTCAAAATTTCATTGGGTCCGTCAACCTTAAGGTAAGGAATAGGCTCCTGTCagggaaataattttccttgAGGGATGTTGGAAACCTCATCACCTACAGAGTGGGCAAACACATGAAAACCATTACAAACACCAGCTCTTTTTTGGGTCTCTGGAGTGGaagaaaggagaggaggagaggaggaattGAGTGTGATTTTCAGGTCTCAGTCCTGCACACAACTTTACAACAAAAGTAGTGAAAACCACCTTTCTTTGCAGAAACAACTTAAATGAATGCATGAAGCAGAATGGACCATGAATTATCAGTGGTCAGCAGTGGGCTTCACTGGACATGTGACAAATGATCGCAGTCAGATCTTCGTGCAATGACCATGCCTGGTGTCTAGTAGCCTTGTGTCAAACTCCTAAAGTTGTGACAAGACCAATGTTTTTGCGCTTTCTGTGTCCGGTCTAGACAAAGGCTGGTGAACACTCATGAAGGCAGAGTTTAGATTCTCTTCAGCAAGGGCAAAGGCCATAAACTGGAAATATAAACccaatttttaataatttttgatATCATCTGGGATTTCTTAATGCAAAGGGAGGGCAACACTTAAGCTACCTCCCACTACCTGCTGTGTTCACCAGTTTCTTTATGGTCACATTGGGCACCAGGagcaaagttcacttctgaggaTAATGAGAATGTGGAATGAAGGTTAGAACTGGTTTTTGTTAGGGAAAGGTGCACTGTTGGGGTCTCACAGGAGAGAGTTTTATTTCATAAACTGAAGCAGTAATTTCTGATACAGCTGCTTCTCAATAATTCATACAAGTTTAAAAGAGGTTTTTAGCTGCCTCCAGTTGTTGTCTTACCAAAAAAGACATTCCAAAGTACCAAAAAATCTTTCAAAGTCTAAAGTGCCTGACTTTGTAAGACTTCCTTGGTTGTTTTGTGCTTGGGAGGCTCAAGCAATTTCAACTATTCTTAGCTGTGGGCACCAGTTCAGAAATATTTAACCAAAATATTTGCCTGTCTTCAGAAATGCAGCTGGGTTTTGGAGACCTGATCCTGTAAGGTGTTGCACGCTTCTGGAAAACACTGAACAGCCACTACTGGAAACCAGTGGTACCGGGtggtggggctgagctggagccaTTTGGTGTCTCTCCAGGTGGGGCCAAAGTGAACCTGAGTTAGAATGATGGGTGCAAGCCCAGTGTTAGGTGGCTTGGATGACATGAAAGTTAGATGTTATTCGACACTAAATCTACCTCATCTTACTTTGATAGATCCGCACACGTGTGTCTAGAGCTTGTTGTGTTGGTTTGCTGAGCCTCTGAGCTGCTGTCTGGGCAGCAGTACAGATGGTTTCATCTGCTAACGTCTTCCACCTGCTGAACTTGTCCTTCTTCCTGGAGACAAAGACCTTGTGGCCTCCCTCCTTGGTGCCAAGGTGGAAGCCCAAGCTCTGCAGAGTCAAGTGTCCCTTCTTGCTGCAGGACCATGCCTGGCGTTCCCAGTCTCCACAGGGCTCCAGCTTGACCAGAGCGTACTCACGCATCCTGTGGGCCGACAGGCACTGCTGCGTGTGCAGGCTGACAATGGTGCCGGAGTCagggtcccagccccactgctgctgctgggagtgctccttgcagctggccagGCCGATGCTGTCGGTCTCGTGGGAGGCACGGATGCACTTTTCCAGCCGGGTGTTTCTTATGAGGAAGCCTTGTCCCTCTGCTACTGCGGTACAATCAGAGTATGGTTTAGTACTGTGCATGTCTGAGGCTAACACATCTCCTTGTAAGTACTCTGGGGGAGGGAAGATGTAACCCACCAGTCCTTTCCTGGATGGGCATGCCTAGATAAACAGTTCCCACAGCTTCCTAATTTCCTGGAATGacatttcttggaaaaaaaaggagcaagcAAATAGCCGTGAGCAGTGCTAGAGGAAAATAACAGTTACGTAAGTAACCCATGTAACTAATGAGGAAAAACATCCTTCCAACTTGAATGGTTATATCAAATATCTGTCTATATATATTCAATTCAGTACTTCAACTGCTTTAACTAGGTAgccatccttccctccctccaaaATAATTAGCTGGTTTGAGGGATCTTTTGCCCCTATCCAGGCCAAATCTTTCTTATAAAAGAGCAGTTGAAATCCCCCATGTGCTGTTCATCTGGGACCAACTAGGCCACCTTGGGCTACACTTTCCATTAAGTGGCTTCTGGAGATGTTAAAGCAGTGCAGAGACAAAACCATATCTCACCAGAAGTGTGTAAGTATTTGGCTGAGTCAGCTCATGTAAGTATTGAAATTTTCTTGGATTTAGCATACCTGATATTGGTCTGTGCACCTTAGGAACAAAGGTACCACTTTTAAAAAACCTTTTGTAAGAGAGAGGCATTTTAGCTGTCCCACAATAAACACATAATTTGAAGcaatttctgtaatttcttgTTGCTTTTAAGAGCAACAGGTCCCAACATCTGGGATGACTTAGGATGGATATCATGTTAGCTGGAGGATTGCCACTGTTTTCAGTATAACTTCATCAGATGTGGCCTGTGAATATCCTGAGCAAAATGTTAAGTGCTAAACCATCCATCACTGTTGCGGGTGTACCTTCTGCTGTGTGTTTTATGCCTAAGATAGATGGCTAGAAATAGAATTTCTGAACATTCCGAGAAATCTTTTAATAACAACACATGGCAACTCCCAGCTTTTGCAGTgaccttttttctctcttttccccagGAGACAGAGTTATAAAAATCCCATCAGCATATAGCACTGAGCATAAAGAGTAAGAGGACACTGAAAAGTGGTGTTAGACAAGAACACTGATTTTTATCTAAACTATTTCTGCAGAATTTCCTTTCCCGAAGCAAAAAACCCAATACTGAGCCAATACAAGTATTTGGCTCGGTATCTGAAAAGATTAGTGACAGTATAAACAGAATCTGGTACACAATAACAAGTGTATAAACAATAGCTTAAAGGGGGTCTCATGTTTTTCTCTCAGGAAATTCTAGGGTTCTGCTAGATTAGTAGTGCCTTGGGGCTGTTAAATCAGAAACAGCTCAGGGCTTTCTGCTCTGCCTGAATGCCTGAGGAGAGGAGCCAGAAACCACAGTTCTTCTGCACCAGCTCTGAGATTGTCTGACCGAGGTGTCTTCACTGGGATACTGACTTGCATGGACGTGTGATAGCCACCAATCCAGACAATTCCTGCTGAGCCAATGTGCCTAAACGGAATAGATTTCTGGGCTATCTGTAGACAACTTGTGAGTCCTGTTCTCTTGAACCCTTACTGAGGGCTGGGTGGAGGTAAGATGTTTAATGCACTTTAGATTTGAGTTTCTGCCAGCTTCTGAAGGCAGGAGAAATGTCTCACATGTAATTTTCAATAAACTTTAGAAAATTGAAATGGATTAATGcaatccccccagccccaccccacCCTCGCCATTTTTCCCTAGGATCTGGAATTCAGGATTCTCACCTCTTTGCTTCAGCTTAACAGTGAAAAACCCATTTCCAAAGTAATAATTTGAGATATGCATTAAAATGTAGCAGTGGAATATGACAACTGTGCTGGGTCAGATAAAACATCTGCTGAGCTCAGGATCCTGTCTCCAGCACTGGACCATTAACATTTGCTAATAGAGAAAGAGGGTAAGAATCAGACAAGTAAAGGGCTCACTCAAGACAGCAAGATGCCAGTGCCTTCTTCCAAaaatcacaggatcacagaattgctggggttggaagggacctctggggATCATCCACTCCAACCCTCCAGCCAACACAGGATCAcctagagcaggtgacacaggaatgcATCCAGGTGGGGTTTGAATGTCTctagagagggagactccacaacctctctgtgCAGCCATTCCAGTGCTCTGTATGAGCCAATTCAGAGAGTATCACTGGGTATTTATGGGTAAAATGGTTTTGCCCGCAACATCTTATTTTTCAACTCTGAAGTtcaaagaaaaatcacattttgtTGCTCCATCAGTATCATGAACTCCGTCTGCAACTTCACACAGTCAACTTAAGTTTTGATTATTCTTAATTACTTTGTGGCATCAGCAAGCCTAATTACTTCATTCTTCACCCTTTTTGATCTTTCTGAGCACCTGCTAATAGCATCACTGCTGTGATCATTCTCAACTTATTCCACCTTCTTGTTCCAGCCTGTGGGCTAggtctctctcctgctccatgaGAATGGAGTTTCTTAGGGGCCTTGGTGGAAGATGCTCATCAAAAGCCTTTTGCAAACACTGGCACAAGGCCTTGGTCAGCTCAGCACATTTATGTGCTTATTGATATCATCATGGATGTCAGACATTCCCATTACAAAAGCTGCATTGACTTTTTTCATGTTTATCTGTCTGTAAATGCTGTTGTTTGCCTCTACTCACTTGCCTGATGCTGCAACGGAACCTAGGGACCTGTGTCTCCCCATGCTGTGCAAGGATCCCTCTTAAAAGGGACATTATTGCTGTAATGCAGCCCTTTGGTGTTGAGGTTGCTTTAAATAAGAATTTAACACTCTCCTTAGAAATTCTTAAAATGTCATCTTCAGTTTCCTATAACTCCTGTAACTCAGATGACATTTGGGCTAATCCTTTGCCACagattatttatcttttttttccctcctaaaaCTTCCTCTGTTGCCAGTTCTGCTTGATAACACTCTTCAAACTGCAGAGAGTGTCTGCCACGACCTCCCTGACCACGTCTGAAGTGAGCACCAGAGCCAATAGTTCATTCAGCCTTTCTACACTGCTCTACTTTTGATTGGCTTCTTGCATTTGTGTCAGTTATTTACTGATCTCCTGACCCCCACTAAGTTCCTACTTCAGATATGTTTGAAAATTTCTGCTGGCAGTTTCTGTATTCTCTCTCTAGGCTGCTCATCCATGTCTTTTTCTCATATGTTTTATTACAGGTTTTATTATTAAACATGCCACAatctttgctggtttttttttccttgcttggcAATGACTGTGTTTGAAAGTTTTGGGTATTTTTATCACACTTTAAAGAGTGCTGCTGTGTGACCCAGCAGGAGATATGTGTTTTGCTCTCTGTAGAGTCCCTGATGTTTCATGTTTACCTCTGAAGAATCATTGTGTTTGTTACCTGCACAGTAGCAGCAAACATTGCAATTACATGTGACTGGCAGCAGCCGCTGCACGTGCCCCACACAGTCACAGGGGGTAGACCCACAAATAAACCTGGGGTATGTTTACTTTGGGATACACATCAGGCACCAAGAATCTTTACTTAGGAGACAAAATGACATCTCAAGTCCCGCTGCCCAGCGGTCCGACAAATCAGGTCATCAGCTCTAACATTTTAGGAATGTTAACCTGGAGCAACCAGAGCATCCAGTGTACTCCCTGAGGATGGGACTCAGCATCTCTGGAATATGCCAGCCTTACCCACAGAGCCCAATCTGACGCCTGCTTTGGGCTGCTCATACTTGAACACTTTGGCCACTTTGTATTTTTAGGAACAAAATAAACAATTTCTAGCAAGGCTCTTGATGCCAGCTCATTTGTCCTATGATACTGACACTCTGTCTGGTTACAAGATAGAAAAGCAAGCAAATACaggctcctgtctctctgcAGCATGGCCACCCTTGGGACATGCTGTTCCATGTAGGATTAGGAGCAAAATCCATGCAATATTCCTAATTAAGGTAATGCCACTGAGAAAGCCTTGATTACCAGTAATCCCAGTGTGGCTGGTaaattttctgctgtttctaAGCAATGCTTGTGATGGCTTGATCAAAGACATTTGCAACTTTGGGGTGGCTTGGCTCATATTTTTCCCAATCACTTCTGCTTTCTTAAGAATATCTTGCTTTTAGTTGACCAACAGGGCTTCATATTTTTCTACATTACTGCAAGGTTCACTTTTGACCAAGCATCTCAGCAAAGGCCTCCAAGGGAGCAGAACAGccacaggaaaagaaggaagattttggcatgggaaaaaaagagatctgTAAATTATGGGAAGCAGGGGAAATTGGTGAAGTCACCACAAAGCTGATGCAAGTGGGGAAAACCAGTCCGTGAAGCGGGGGACATGATGGGTGTCTACAAAATCCAGAGAGGTCTGGAGAGGATAGAAAGGGGCTGACTGGTCAAGGACTGATCCCAGATGGGACAAGGGGTGCCAAGGGAAGGCTCACAGTGTGCAGGAGGTAGGTCTGAACCCAGGCATTTTGTGTTGTTGCTGCCAGGGAGAGCCTGCACAAGCCAAGGGAGAAGTTCTGGTAGCTACTGAAGAGTTAAACACATCACAGCCCAGAAATCCCCCAAGTGAAAAATAGTTGAAGGCTGGAAAAGTAATGGGGGAGTAGAGGTATCTTACAAGCTTGGCCTTTCTGCCTCTTCAGCAAAATGCTTAGGGCTGCCTTTTGAGGTCAGGGCATGAGGGGTCAGGgagcagccagcactgccatggGCTTGAGGGGGAGAAGAGTGGCTCCCAAGATATGGTATCAGGCCAAGATGCCAAGCACAGCCACTACCAGCCTTACACCCAGTGCATGAGGGTCCAGAGCCAGTGTTAAATGCAGTTTTATTTCAgcagttttctttctgtgcGTGTAGGCACAGATCCTGCTGGTTCCTGACTTCCCATTGCCCATTGCACCTCACAGGGTCACCATTAGGTTTGGCTTTCAAAGAAAACTTTTCACCTCCTCTCTGCTTGCAGGTACTTTCCAAAGAAACAACTGTCAGAACCAGCTTAGGAAATTCCAGGATTTCCAGTTTTCAGCAGGAAACCAACCCCTCAGAGGTCTGTTGAGAGAAAGCATCTCTGTCCTGCCAGCAGCCTTAAAACTCAGCAGACccaggcaggaggggatggggagaagctgctgcagggagagaTCAGCCCTAAGTATGAACATGTTTGTGCTCTGTTCTTTGAGCTTCTTTGGGCATTTCCAGGCATTGGGAATATGAATTCCTTTCTGCAAAACAGTTGtggttttattgttttgttaCTGGTCTGGCTGAAATGCAGTGGCTGATCACATTTGCACCAAAAGCATTACACTAGGAAGGAAATGTCCTGTGATCCTCCATACTTTCCTAATAAAACACAACCATGAGTATTCTGTTGTATGGCAGTagtaaaaaaatcattttattcTAACACCAGAAAAGATCTGCATTAGACGCAGAGGAAGAGCAACATGCTGAAGGCTGTTCTATTCTCTTTGCATCCCATAGACATGGAGACATGATGTCTCCAGGTCCTAACCAGATCTCCTCTAACTTTTAAAAGATGCATGTGCATCATCACCCCTTACCAGTACAGGGACATGCTTTCAGCCTGGGGCTCTACAAAAGGGAGAGATTTAGTTCACTTTAATTGGCAACTTTTAGTGTACAGAAAACAGCAGTAGATGGAGCAGAAGTCAAAGGAGCACAAACCTCTCCTTTTTacccagctgcagagcaaattgAGGGGTAACTTCTCAAAGCATCCCCGGGAACACATACTTGTGGAGCAAGGAATGGAAAGTAGCTGGTCAGAGGTGCCAGTCTGGGGTTTGTCTTTAAGGAATAAACATCC harbors:
- the LOC138103705 gene encoding uncharacterized protein isoform X2 is translated as MELFRLSLGCICLLPWLEAEGQGFLIRNTRLEKCIRASHETDSIGLASCKEHSQQQQWGWDPDSGTIVSLHTQQCLSAHRMREYALVKLEPCGDWERQAWSCSKKGHLTLQSLGFHLGTKEGGHKVFVSRKKDKFSRWKTLADETICTAAQTAAQRLSKPTQQALDTRVRIYQTKTTDSSKIDAVGRESSVSLTDPPLATKFNSTVSPGKTKQAQLPANEDPSHNHSKKHGNRGKNTGARLAGTNWKTAMLVLSPLAFILGLIILTLNVHYNKKKKILSALKSSPANSSRVDLREQTPLRRGPQPYLPPSRSPSLRHGEILIEWKDGTVTPLFDNINYQMD
- the LOC138103705 gene encoding uncharacterized protein isoform X1, with protein sequence MELFRLSLGCICLLPWLEVAEGQGFLIRNTRLEKCIRASHETDSIGLASCKEHSQQQQWGWDPDSGTIVSLHTQQCLSAHRMREYALVKLEPCGDWERQAWSCSKKGHLTLQSLGFHLGTKEGGHKVFVSRKKDKFSRWKTLADETICTAAQTAAQRLSKPTQQALDTRVRIYQTKTTDSSKIDAVGRESSVSLTDPPLATKFNSTVSPGKTKQAQLPANEDPSHNHSKKHGNRGKNTGARLAGTNWKTAMLVLSPLAFILGLIILTLNVHYNKKKKILSALKSSPANSSRVDLREQTPLRRGPQPYLPPSRSPSLRHGEILIEWKDGTVTPLFDNINYQMD